In Vibrio celticus, one genomic interval encodes:
- a CDS encoding SLC13 family permease has product MWQQGFVLAILLGIITCLLVTRIKPSFIFAGAAFIAFMAGMIDLSSLANNFTNSSLLTLILLILASSALEKTRLISWVSRNISEGRLGTVVAKLGISTALLSSFTNNTAVVVSLIGAIKRNQQHAPSKLLIPLSYAAILGGTLTLIGTSTNLIINSFVEDAGLPSLNFFTPTLIGLAVLVGGVLILIPLSYFLPSYDDGSQDDLPYFLEARVEPGSPLVGRSVSENNLRALRKLFLAEVIRDGKTTASIDPDFILQARDRLLFCGDVESVATLQEIQGLTLFGQHHLNGQSFVEVVVSSSASFCNKTLKTSQFRDRFDAVVVAIRRGHERLEGGLGNITLTAGDTLILVPGKRFEEQRQQHNKEFVLMNDLDSSAKLDADKSTFVLLGFASVIGLSLAEVVPIIKGLAGFLLLLVAFGVVQLGELRRRFPVDIVVIVGSALSIAQLMISSGLSERMGLMFMEAFNGWGVFGALVATYFMTLVLTELVTNNAAAALSFPIGYSMAVGYGVDPMPFIMAVLFGASASFISPYGYQTNLLVYSVGNYHLTDYLRIGIPISIVYSGLVLTLIPYFFPF; this is encoded by the coding sequence ATGTGGCAACAAGGATTTGTATTAGCGATTTTGCTCGGCATCATTACTTGCCTGCTCGTTACCCGTATTAAGCCAAGCTTTATCTTTGCTGGTGCGGCGTTTATTGCTTTTATGGCAGGCATGATCGACTTGTCGAGCTTAGCCAATAACTTCACTAACTCTTCGTTACTGACTTTAATTCTTCTTATCCTCGCATCAAGTGCGTTGGAGAAAACTCGCTTAATCAGTTGGGTTAGCCGCAATATCTCTGAAGGTCGGCTAGGTACCGTGGTTGCGAAGTTGGGTATTTCCACAGCGTTACTTTCATCTTTTACCAATAACACCGCGGTGGTGGTCTCTTTGATCGGGGCGATCAAACGTAATCAACAACATGCGCCGTCTAAGTTACTTATCCCGTTGTCATATGCTGCCATCTTAGGTGGCACCCTGACATTGATCGGTACTTCAACTAACTTGATCATCAATAGCTTTGTTGAAGATGCGGGTTTGCCGAGCTTAAACTTTTTCACACCAACGTTGATCGGTTTAGCGGTCTTGGTCGGTGGTGTGTTGATCCTTATCCCTCTGAGTTACTTCCTGCCCAGTTACGATGATGGTTCCCAAGATGATTTGCCTTACTTTTTAGAAGCAAGAGTGGAACCTGGCTCACCGTTAGTTGGTCGTAGCGTAAGCGAAAATAATCTTAGAGCGCTGAGAAAACTGTTCTTAGCCGAAGTGATTCGAGACGGTAAAACCACCGCGTCTATAGACCCTGATTTTATACTGCAAGCTCGTGACCGACTGCTGTTTTGTGGCGACGTTGAAAGTGTAGCGACACTGCAAGAAATTCAAGGATTAACTCTGTTTGGCCAGCATCACCTTAACGGACAAAGCTTTGTTGAGGTCGTGGTGAGTTCGTCTGCAAGCTTCTGTAATAAAACCCTCAAAACCAGCCAGTTTAGAGATCGCTTCGATGCGGTTGTGGTTGCCATTCGTCGTGGTCATGAACGCCTTGAAGGTGGCCTTGGAAACATCACATTAACCGCTGGCGATACCTTGATTTTGGTTCCAGGAAAACGTTTTGAAGAACAGCGTCAACAACACAATAAAGAGTTTGTGTTGATGAACGACCTAGACTCAAGCGCCAAGCTTGATGCCGATAAATCGACGTTTGTGTTGCTCGGCTTTGCTAGTGTGATTGGGTTATCGCTCGCTGAAGTCGTGCCGATTATTAAAGGGCTAGCGGGATTTTTATTATTGCTGGTGGCATTTGGTGTAGTACAACTTGGTGAGCTTCGCCGCCGTTTCCCCGTCGATATTGTCGTGATCGTTGGTTCGGCGCTCTCTATTGCTCAACTGATGATTTCATCTGGGTTGTCTGAGCGAATGGGGCTGATGTTTATGGAGGCCTTTAATGGCTGGGGCGTGTTTGGAGCGCTAGTCGCGACCTATTTCATGACGTTGGTCCTAACTGAGTTGGTGACCAACAATGCGGCAGCGGCACTCTCATTCCCCATTGGCTACAGTATGGCAGTAGGCTATGGCGTCGATCCAATGCCGTTCATCATGGCGGTTCTGTTTGGTGCCAGTGCCAGTTTTATTTCGCCATACGGCTACCAAACCAACTTACTTGTTTATAGCGTAGGTAATTACCACCTTACGGATTATCTGC
- the cysN gene encoding sulfate adenylyltransferase subunit CysN: MNSAVEAELAELGIEGYLSQHQHKSMLRFLTCGSVDDGKSTLIGRLLHDTKQIYEDQLAAVHSDSQRVGTTGEKPDLALLVDGLQAEREQGITIDVAYRYFSTQKRKFIIADTPGHEQYTRNMATGASTCDLAVILIDARKGVLDQTRRHSFISNLLGLKHFIVAVNKMDLVDYSQDRFEEIRDQYLEFAENLEGETNIQILPVSALEGINVAAPSKELAWFEGPSLLEVLENVDIDQKRSAGEFRFPVQYVNRPNLDFRGFAGTVASGRVSVGDEIKALPSGKTSKVARIVTFDGDLESAQAGLAVTLTLEDEIDISRGDLIVLENAQIESTNHVLADIVWMTEQPLQPGKAYDIKIAGKKTVGQVETVRHQYDINNLSTHAVDELPLNGIGLCEWSLNETVALDKYRESADTGGFIVIDRLTNVTVGAGLIRDRLDSVEQQVGNFSAFELEFNALVRKHFPHWDAKDLSQLLKS; this comes from the coding sequence TAAAAGTACGCTGATCGGTCGCTTGCTCCATGATACAAAACAGATTTATGAAGATCAGCTAGCGGCGGTTCACTCGGATAGCCAACGAGTGGGTACGACAGGTGAGAAACCTGATTTGGCACTGCTTGTTGATGGCCTGCAGGCTGAACGTGAGCAAGGCATCACGATCGACGTAGCTTACCGCTACTTCTCGACGCAAAAACGTAAATTCATTATTGCTGATACCCCAGGGCATGAGCAGTACACGCGCAACATGGCAACAGGCGCTTCAACGTGTGATCTGGCTGTGATCTTGATTGATGCTCGTAAGGGCGTTCTGGATCAAACCCGTCGTCACTCGTTTATTTCTAACCTACTTGGTTTGAAGCATTTCATCGTCGCTGTAAATAAGATGGATCTGGTGGATTACTCGCAAGATCGTTTTGAAGAGATTCGCGATCAGTATCTAGAGTTTGCAGAAAACCTAGAAGGCGAAACTAACATTCAGATCTTGCCAGTATCGGCGCTTGAAGGCATCAACGTTGCTGCACCAAGTAAAGAGCTTGCATGGTTCGAAGGCCCATCTCTGCTAGAAGTGCTAGAGAACGTCGACATCGATCAAAAGCGTTCTGCGGGTGAATTCCGATTCCCAGTGCAGTATGTCAATCGTCCGAACTTAGATTTCCGTGGCTTTGCTGGCACCGTTGCCTCTGGCCGTGTCAGTGTCGGTGATGAAATCAAGGCGCTGCCGTCGGGTAAAACGTCGAAAGTTGCACGCATTGTAACTTTTGATGGTGATTTGGAGTCTGCGCAAGCAGGCTTGGCGGTAACGCTAACCCTTGAAGATGAGATCGATATCAGCCGTGGCGATTTGATTGTGTTGGAAAACGCGCAGATTGAATCTACCAACCACGTATTGGCCGACATCGTGTGGATGACAGAGCAACCACTGCAACCAGGCAAAGCTTACGACATCAAGATCGCAGGCAAGAAAACCGTCGGTCAGGTTGAAACTGTTCGTCACCAATATGACATCAACAACCTATCGACTCACGCTGTCGATGAGTTGCCACTGAATGGTATTGGTTTGTGTGAATGGTCATTGAACGAGACTGTCGCACTGGATAAATACCGTGAGAGTGCCGATACCGGTGGCTTTATCGTTATCGACCGACTAACCAACGTGACGGTTGGCGCGGGTTTGATTCGAGACCGTTTGGACTCTGTTGAACAGCAAGTCGGTAACTTCTCTGCATTTGAACTTGAGTTCAACGCATTGGTTCGTAAGCATTTCCCTCATTGGGATGCCAAAGATCTAAGCCAATTACTGAAGTCATAA